One Monomorium pharaonis isolate MP-MQ-018 chromosome 4, ASM1337386v2, whole genome shotgun sequence DNA segment encodes these proteins:
- the LOC105828356 gene encoding calpain-A isoform X9, protein MNSFGWNREICEPEFVRQHTKKVELGEKGSGFRSRGEVQDFNRLRRECLETGRLFEDPEFPANDSSLYFSRRPDRYIEWRRPMEIADNPQLFVEGFSRFDVQQGELGDCWLLAAVANLTMHHNLFFQIVPEDQSFEENYAGIFHFRFWQYGRWVDVVIDDRLPTYHGKLLYLQSSETNEFWSALLEKAYAKLHGSYEALKGGTTCEAMEDFTGGVTEMYQMDQTPPNLFKILLKAFERNSLMGCSIEPDPNIVEAETPQGLIRGHAYSITCVRNVEIQMPNRYGTIPLLRLRNPWGNEAEWNGPWSDQSPEWRFIPDHEKEELGLTFDQDGEFWMSFQDFTRYFTQLEICNLNPDSLTVDDINVGKKRWEMSVFEGEWVRGVTAGGCRNFLDTFCHNPQYRITLENPDDDDDKCTVIIALMQKNRRAQKRMGADCLTIGFAIYHLEYPERLPKPLDRNFFKYNASVGRSPAFINLREVTCRFKLPPGVYCIVPSTFDPNEEGEFLLRIFSENKNNMEENDEEVGMGEVDDRVINPAGGKKDENGDNVREEPEQDRNAEKVREFFKKLAGDDLEVDWMELKDILDYAMRKELPQLAHRSEAHDPETVEGNGSLIDTLISLLCGIVCNNEQYNKPVETHDRGFSKDICRSMVAMLDTDHSGKLGFEEFKLLWNDIRKWRAVFKLYDRDESGYLSAFELRQALNSAGYRLNNHILNILVHRYGTKDGKITFDDYIMCTIRLKTMLDIFRERDPDQTHTATFTLEEWMEKTLYS, encoded by the exons ATGAATTCGTTCGGATGGAACAGGGAGATATGCGAGCCTGAATTCGTCCGGCAACATACAAAGAAAGTAGAG TTAGGAGAGAAGGGGTCTGGCTTCAGATCACGAGGAGAAGTCCAAGACTTCAACAGACTGAGACGAGAATGTCTGGAGACAGGACGGCTCTTCGAGGATCCCGAATTCCCGGCCAACGACTCGTCGCTATACTTCTCCCGCAGACCGGACAGATACATAGAATGGAGACGACCGATG GAAATCGCGGACAATCCTCAGCTCTTCGTGGAAGGTTTCTCCAGATTCGACGTTCAGCAGGGAGAACTGGGGGATTGCTGGTTGCTGGCCGCCGTGGCAAATCTGACCATGCATCACAATTTGTTCTTTCAAATTGTGCCAGAAGACCAGAGCTTCGAAGAAAATTACGCTGGAATCTTCCACTTCAG GTTTTGGCAATACGGTAGATGGGTCGATGTGGTGATTGACGATCGATTGCCCACCTATCATGGAAAATTGCTGTATCTGCAATCGAGCGAGACTAACGAATTTTGGAGCGCCCTTCTCGAGAAAGCATATGCGAAACTGCATGGCTCCTACGAGGCATTAAAGGGCGGCACAACCTGCGAAGCTATGGAGGACTTCACTGGTGGAGTAACAGAAATGTACCAAATGGACCAAACGCCGCCAAATTTGTTTAAGATATTGCTAAAAGCCTTTGAGAGAAACTCGTTAATGGGTTGCTCCATCGAG CCCGATCCCAACATAGTGGAGGCTGAAACACCTCAAGGACTAATACGTGGTCACGCGTACAGCATCACCTGCGTGAGAAATGTGGAGATTCAAATGCCGAATCGATACGGTACCATTCCTCTATTGAGGCTTCGAAATCCTTGGGGAAACGAGGCGGAATGGAATGGGCCTTGGAGCGATCA ATCACCAGAATGGAGATTCATCCCTGATCATGAGAAGGAGGAACTCGGCCTGACTTTCGATCAGGACGGCGAGTTTTGGATGTCGTTCCAGGATTTTACCCGCTATTTCACTCAACTCGAGATCTGCAATTTGAACCCTGATTCTTTAACAGTAGACGATATCAACGTCGGGAAGAAACGTTGGGAGATGAGCGTGTTTGAAGGAGAGTGGGTGCGTGGTGTAACAGCAGGTGGTTGCAGAAACTTTTTAG ATACTTTCTGCCATAATCCTCAGTATCGTATCACATTGGAAAATCcagatgacgacgacgataagTGTACTGTGATCATTGCTCTGATGCAGAAAAACAGGAGAGCGCAAAAAAGAATGGGAGCTGATTGCCTCACTATTGGATTCGCAATATACCAT TTGGAGTATCCAGAGAGATTGCCGAAACCACTAGACAGAAACTTCTTCAAGTACAATGCGTCCGTTGGACGTTCACCggcatttataaatttacggGAAGTTACGTGCCGTTTCAAATTACCGCCAGGCGTTTACTGTATAGTTCCGAGTACTTTCGACCCAAATGAGGAAGGTGAATTCTTGTTGAGAATCTTCTCTGAAAACAAGAACAATATGGA AGAGAACGATGAAGAAGTCGGTATGGGAGAAGTCGATGATAGG GTAATTAACCCTGCGGGCGGTAAAAAGGACGAAAACGGAGATAAT gTTCGCGAAGAACCCGAACAAGACCGCAATGCCGAAAAAGTTCGAGAATTCTTTAAGAAACTTGCTGGCGATGATTTAGAAGTGGACTGGATGGAACTTAAAGATATCTTAGATTACGCCATGAGGAAAG AGTTACCGCAGTTGGCGCATCGTAGCGAGGCACATGATCCCGAAACTGTTGAAGGAAATGGTTCCCTTATCGACACTCTCATCTCACTGCTGTGCGGCATTGTTTGTAATAATGAACAGTACAATAAGCCCGTAG AGACCCACGACAGAGGTTTCAGCAAAGATATATGTCGCAGTATGGTTGCTATGTTAGATACAGATCACTCTGGTAAACTCGGTTTCGAAGAATTCAAGCTATTGTGGAATGATATTAGAAAGTGGAGG gctgttttcaaattgtacgacaGAGACGAATCAGGATACTTAAGTGCATTTGAATTGAGACAAGCATTAAACAGCGCAGGATATCGTCTGAACAATCATATTCTTAATATACTAGTTCATCGTTATGGCACTAAAGACGGCAAGATTACGTTCGACGATTACATAATGTGTACGATCAGACTTAAAACAATGCTTG ATATTTTTCGAGAAAGAGATCCAGATCAAACCCACACAGCTACATTCACACTGGAAGAATGGATGGAAAAAACACTctattcataa
- the LOC105828356 gene encoding calpain-A isoform X8, translating into MSYYGGYGDGDGAEENMFVKTAVEIKRILPSLFNIKVLGEKGSGFRSRGEVQDFNRLRRECLETGRLFEDPEFPANDSSLYFSRRPDRYIEWRRPMEIADNPQLFVEGFSRFDVQQGELGDCWLLAAVANLTMHHNLFFQIVPEDQSFEENYAGIFHFRFWQYGRWVDVVIDDRLPTYHGKLLYLQSSETNEFWSALLEKAYAKLHGSYEALKGGTTCEAMEDFTGGVTEMYQMDQTPPNLFKILLKAFERNSLMGCSIEPDPNIVEAETPQGLIRGHAYSITCVRNVEIQMPNRYGTIPLLRLRNPWGNEAEWNGPWSDQSPEWRFIPDHEKEELGLTFDQDGEFWMSFQDFTRYFTQLEICNLNPDSLTVDDINVGKKRWEMSVFEGEWVRGVTAGGCRNFLDTFCHNPQYRITLENPDDDDDKCTVIIALMQKNRRAQKRMGADCLTIGFAIYHLEYPERLPKPLDRNFFKYNASVGRSPAFINLREVTCRFKLPPGVYCIVPSTFDPNEEGEFLLRIFSENKNNMEENDEEVGMGEVDDRVINPAGGKKDENGDNVREEPEQDRNAEKVREFFKKLAGDDLEVDWMELKDILDYAMRKELPQLAHRSEAHDPETVEGNGSLIDTLISLLCGIVCNNEQYNKPVETHDRGFSKDICRSMVAMLDTDHSGKLGFEEFKLLWNDIRKWRAVFKLYDRDESGYLSAFELRQALNSAGYRLNNHILNILVHRYGTKDGKITFDDYIMCTIRLKTMLDIFRERDPDQTHTATFTLEEWMEKTLYS; encoded by the exons ATGAGTTACTACGGTGGTTATGGCGACGGAGATGGCGCCGAGGAGAATATGTTCGTTAAAACGGCGGTCGAGATCAAGCGAATCCTACCGTCGCTCTTCAACATCAAAGTG TTAGGAGAGAAGGGGTCTGGCTTCAGATCACGAGGAGAAGTCCAAGACTTCAACAGACTGAGACGAGAATGTCTGGAGACAGGACGGCTCTTCGAGGATCCCGAATTCCCGGCCAACGACTCGTCGCTATACTTCTCCCGCAGACCGGACAGATACATAGAATGGAGACGACCGATG GAAATCGCGGACAATCCTCAGCTCTTCGTGGAAGGTTTCTCCAGATTCGACGTTCAGCAGGGAGAACTGGGGGATTGCTGGTTGCTGGCCGCCGTGGCAAATCTGACCATGCATCACAATTTGTTCTTTCAAATTGTGCCAGAAGACCAGAGCTTCGAAGAAAATTACGCTGGAATCTTCCACTTCAG GTTTTGGCAATACGGTAGATGGGTCGATGTGGTGATTGACGATCGATTGCCCACCTATCATGGAAAATTGCTGTATCTGCAATCGAGCGAGACTAACGAATTTTGGAGCGCCCTTCTCGAGAAAGCATATGCGAAACTGCATGGCTCCTACGAGGCATTAAAGGGCGGCACAACCTGCGAAGCTATGGAGGACTTCACTGGTGGAGTAACAGAAATGTACCAAATGGACCAAACGCCGCCAAATTTGTTTAAGATATTGCTAAAAGCCTTTGAGAGAAACTCGTTAATGGGTTGCTCCATCGAG CCCGATCCCAACATAGTGGAGGCTGAAACACCTCAAGGACTAATACGTGGTCACGCGTACAGCATCACCTGCGTGAGAAATGTGGAGATTCAAATGCCGAATCGATACGGTACCATTCCTCTATTGAGGCTTCGAAATCCTTGGGGAAACGAGGCGGAATGGAATGGGCCTTGGAGCGATCA ATCACCAGAATGGAGATTCATCCCTGATCATGAGAAGGAGGAACTCGGCCTGACTTTCGATCAGGACGGCGAGTTTTGGATGTCGTTCCAGGATTTTACCCGCTATTTCACTCAACTCGAGATCTGCAATTTGAACCCTGATTCTTTAACAGTAGACGATATCAACGTCGGGAAGAAACGTTGGGAGATGAGCGTGTTTGAAGGAGAGTGGGTGCGTGGTGTAACAGCAGGTGGTTGCAGAAACTTTTTAG ATACTTTCTGCCATAATCCTCAGTATCGTATCACATTGGAAAATCcagatgacgacgacgataagTGTACTGTGATCATTGCTCTGATGCAGAAAAACAGGAGAGCGCAAAAAAGAATGGGAGCTGATTGCCTCACTATTGGATTCGCAATATACCAT TTGGAGTATCCAGAGAGATTGCCGAAACCACTAGACAGAAACTTCTTCAAGTACAATGCGTCCGTTGGACGTTCACCggcatttataaatttacggGAAGTTACGTGCCGTTTCAAATTACCGCCAGGCGTTTACTGTATAGTTCCGAGTACTTTCGACCCAAATGAGGAAGGTGAATTCTTGTTGAGAATCTTCTCTGAAAACAAGAACAATATGGA AGAGAACGATGAAGAAGTCGGTATGGGAGAAGTCGATGATAGG GTAATTAACCCTGCGGGCGGTAAAAAGGACGAAAACGGAGATAAT gTTCGCGAAGAACCCGAACAAGACCGCAATGCCGAAAAAGTTCGAGAATTCTTTAAGAAACTTGCTGGCGATGATTTAGAAGTGGACTGGATGGAACTTAAAGATATCTTAGATTACGCCATGAGGAAAG AGTTACCGCAGTTGGCGCATCGTAGCGAGGCACATGATCCCGAAACTGTTGAAGGAAATGGTTCCCTTATCGACACTCTCATCTCACTGCTGTGCGGCATTGTTTGTAATAATGAACAGTACAATAAGCCCGTAG AGACCCACGACAGAGGTTTCAGCAAAGATATATGTCGCAGTATGGTTGCTATGTTAGATACAGATCACTCTGGTAAACTCGGTTTCGAAGAATTCAAGCTATTGTGGAATGATATTAGAAAGTGGAGG gctgttttcaaattgtacgacaGAGACGAATCAGGATACTTAAGTGCATTTGAATTGAGACAAGCATTAAACAGCGCAGGATATCGTCTGAACAATCATATTCTTAATATACTAGTTCATCGTTATGGCACTAAAGACGGCAAGATTACGTTCGACGATTACATAATGTGTACGATCAGACTTAAAACAATGCTTG ATATTTTTCGAGAAAGAGATCCAGATCAAACCCACACAGCTACATTCACACTGGAAGAATGGATGGAAAAAACACTctattcataa
- the LOC105828356 gene encoding calpain-A isoform X2 has product MKQSASPPPQFIKMDLRRSKYTNYRYFNCMQEEDLTILKVGSNVESAKFTNDKIIGKNNHDLYSIKFTSETREFAPKNLTASLSSKSHDSTIQKHKKPYEDEAIRTTKNFIGKSCYNLGEKGSGFRSRGEVQDFNRLRRECLETGRLFEDPEFPANDSSLYFSRRPDRYIEWRRPMEIADNPQLFVEGFSRFDVQQGELGDCWLLAAVANLTMHHNLFFQIVPEDQSFEENYAGIFHFRFWQYGRWVDVVIDDRLPTYHGKLLYLQSSETNEFWSALLEKAYAKLHGSYEALKGGTTCEAMEDFTGGVTEMYQMDQTPPNLFKILLKAFERNSLMGCSIEPDPNIVEAETPQGLIRGHAYSITCVRNVEIQMPNRYGTIPLLRLRNPWGNEAEWNGPWSDQSPEWRFIPDHEKEELGLTFDQDGEFWMSFQDFTRYFTQLEICNLNPDSLTVDDINVGKKRWEMSVFEGEWVRGVTAGGCRNFLDTFCHNPQYRITLENPDDDDDKCTVIIALMQKNRRAQKRMGADCLTIGFAIYHLEYPERLPKPLDRNFFKYNASVGRSPAFINLREVTCRFKLPPGVYCIVPSTFDPNEEGEFLLRIFSENKNNMEENDEEVGMGEVDDRVINPAGGKKDENGDNVREEPEQDRNAEKVREFFKKLAGDDLEVDWMELKDILDYAMRKELPQLAHRSEAHDPETVEGNGSLIDTLISLLCGIVCNNEQYNKPVETHDRGFSKDICRSMVAMLDTDHSGKLGFEEFKLLWNDIRKWRAVFKLYDRDESGYLSAFELRQALNSAGYRLNNHILNILVHRYGTKDGKITFDDYIMYIFRERDPDQTHTATFTLEEWMEKTLYS; this is encoded by the exons ATGAAACAATCTGCTTCTCCTCCACCCCAATTTATCAAGATGGATCTACGACGTAGCAAATACACCAATTATCGCTACTTTAATTGCATGCAAGAAGAAGATCTCACGATTCTAAAAGTCGGATCCAATGTCGAGTCTGCAAAATTTACGAACGATAAAATAATTGGCAAGAATAATCACGACCTTTATTCGATCAAATTTACTTCCGAAACTCGTGAATTTGCTCCCAAAAATTTGACAGCGAGTTTGTCAAGCAAATCACACGATTCTACGATACAGAAGCACAAAAAACCGTATGAAGATGAGGCGATACGGACGACAAAAAACTTCATCGGAAAGTCTTGCTATAAT TTAGGAGAGAAGGGGTCTGGCTTCAGATCACGAGGAGAAGTCCAAGACTTCAACAGACTGAGACGAGAATGTCTGGAGACAGGACGGCTCTTCGAGGATCCCGAATTCCCGGCCAACGACTCGTCGCTATACTTCTCCCGCAGACCGGACAGATACATAGAATGGAGACGACCGATG GAAATCGCGGACAATCCTCAGCTCTTCGTGGAAGGTTTCTCCAGATTCGACGTTCAGCAGGGAGAACTGGGGGATTGCTGGTTGCTGGCCGCCGTGGCAAATCTGACCATGCATCACAATTTGTTCTTTCAAATTGTGCCAGAAGACCAGAGCTTCGAAGAAAATTACGCTGGAATCTTCCACTTCAG GTTTTGGCAATACGGTAGATGGGTCGATGTGGTGATTGACGATCGATTGCCCACCTATCATGGAAAATTGCTGTATCTGCAATCGAGCGAGACTAACGAATTTTGGAGCGCCCTTCTCGAGAAAGCATATGCGAAACTGCATGGCTCCTACGAGGCATTAAAGGGCGGCACAACCTGCGAAGCTATGGAGGACTTCACTGGTGGAGTAACAGAAATGTACCAAATGGACCAAACGCCGCCAAATTTGTTTAAGATATTGCTAAAAGCCTTTGAGAGAAACTCGTTAATGGGTTGCTCCATCGAG CCCGATCCCAACATAGTGGAGGCTGAAACACCTCAAGGACTAATACGTGGTCACGCGTACAGCATCACCTGCGTGAGAAATGTGGAGATTCAAATGCCGAATCGATACGGTACCATTCCTCTATTGAGGCTTCGAAATCCTTGGGGAAACGAGGCGGAATGGAATGGGCCTTGGAGCGATCA ATCACCAGAATGGAGATTCATCCCTGATCATGAGAAGGAGGAACTCGGCCTGACTTTCGATCAGGACGGCGAGTTTTGGATGTCGTTCCAGGATTTTACCCGCTATTTCACTCAACTCGAGATCTGCAATTTGAACCCTGATTCTTTAACAGTAGACGATATCAACGTCGGGAAGAAACGTTGGGAGATGAGCGTGTTTGAAGGAGAGTGGGTGCGTGGTGTAACAGCAGGTGGTTGCAGAAACTTTTTAG ATACTTTCTGCCATAATCCTCAGTATCGTATCACATTGGAAAATCcagatgacgacgacgataagTGTACTGTGATCATTGCTCTGATGCAGAAAAACAGGAGAGCGCAAAAAAGAATGGGAGCTGATTGCCTCACTATTGGATTCGCAATATACCAT TTGGAGTATCCAGAGAGATTGCCGAAACCACTAGACAGAAACTTCTTCAAGTACAATGCGTCCGTTGGACGTTCACCggcatttataaatttacggGAAGTTACGTGCCGTTTCAAATTACCGCCAGGCGTTTACTGTATAGTTCCGAGTACTTTCGACCCAAATGAGGAAGGTGAATTCTTGTTGAGAATCTTCTCTGAAAACAAGAACAATATGGA AGAGAACGATGAAGAAGTCGGTATGGGAGAAGTCGATGATAGG GTAATTAACCCTGCGGGCGGTAAAAAGGACGAAAACGGAGATAAT gTTCGCGAAGAACCCGAACAAGACCGCAATGCCGAAAAAGTTCGAGAATTCTTTAAGAAACTTGCTGGCGATGATTTAGAAGTGGACTGGATGGAACTTAAAGATATCTTAGATTACGCCATGAGGAAAG AGTTACCGCAGTTGGCGCATCGTAGCGAGGCACATGATCCCGAAACTGTTGAAGGAAATGGTTCCCTTATCGACACTCTCATCTCACTGCTGTGCGGCATTGTTTGTAATAATGAACAGTACAATAAGCCCGTAG AGACCCACGACAGAGGTTTCAGCAAAGATATATGTCGCAGTATGGTTGCTATGTTAGATACAGATCACTCTGGTAAACTCGGTTTCGAAGAATTCAAGCTATTGTGGAATGATATTAGAAAGTGGAGG gctgttttcaaattgtacgacaGAGACGAATCAGGATACTTAAGTGCATTTGAATTGAGACAAGCATTAAACAGCGCAGGATATCGTCTGAACAATCATATTCTTAATATACTAGTTCATCGTTATGGCACTAAAGACGGCAAGATTACGTTCGACGATTACATAATGT ATATTTTTCGAGAAAGAGATCCAGATCAAACCCACACAGCTACATTCACACTGGAAGAATGGATGGAAAAAACACTctattcataa
- the LOC105828356 gene encoding calpain-A isoform X7 codes for MVPATASADFIGIRIFEDIKMNSFGWNREICEPEFVRQHTKKVELGEKGSGFRSRGEVQDFNRLRRECLETGRLFEDPEFPANDSSLYFSRRPDRYIEWRRPMEIADNPQLFVEGFSRFDVQQGELGDCWLLAAVANLTMHHNLFFQIVPEDQSFEENYAGIFHFRFWQYGRWVDVVIDDRLPTYHGKLLYLQSSETNEFWSALLEKAYAKLHGSYEALKGGTTCEAMEDFTGGVTEMYQMDQTPPNLFKILLKAFERNSLMGCSIEPDPNIVEAETPQGLIRGHAYSITCVRNVEIQMPNRYGTIPLLRLRNPWGNEAEWNGPWSDQSPEWRFIPDHEKEELGLTFDQDGEFWMSFQDFTRYFTQLEICNLNPDSLTVDDINVGKKRWEMSVFEGEWVRGVTAGGCRNFLDTFCHNPQYRITLENPDDDDDKCTVIIALMQKNRRAQKRMGADCLTIGFAIYHLEYPERLPKPLDRNFFKYNASVGRSPAFINLREVTCRFKLPPGVYCIVPSTFDPNEEGEFLLRIFSENKNNMEENDEEVGMGEVDDRVINPAGGKKDENGDNVREEPEQDRNAEKVREFFKKLAGDDLEVDWMELKDILDYAMRKELPQLAHRSEAHDPETVEGNGSLIDTLISLLCGIVCNNEQYNKPVETHDRGFSKDICRSMVAMLDTDHSGKLGFEEFKLLWNDIRKWRAVFKLYDRDESGYLSAFELRQALNSAGYRLNNHILNILVHRYGTKDGKITFDDYIMCTIRLKTMLDIFRERDPDQTHTATFTLEEWMEKTLYS; via the exons ATg GTTCCGGCAACCGCAAGTGCGGATTTCATCGGGATAAGAATTTTCGAGGACATAAAAATGAATTCGTTCGGATGGAACAGGGAGATATGCGAGCCTGAATTCGTCCGGCAACATACAAAGAAAGTAGAG TTAGGAGAGAAGGGGTCTGGCTTCAGATCACGAGGAGAAGTCCAAGACTTCAACAGACTGAGACGAGAATGTCTGGAGACAGGACGGCTCTTCGAGGATCCCGAATTCCCGGCCAACGACTCGTCGCTATACTTCTCCCGCAGACCGGACAGATACATAGAATGGAGACGACCGATG GAAATCGCGGACAATCCTCAGCTCTTCGTGGAAGGTTTCTCCAGATTCGACGTTCAGCAGGGAGAACTGGGGGATTGCTGGTTGCTGGCCGCCGTGGCAAATCTGACCATGCATCACAATTTGTTCTTTCAAATTGTGCCAGAAGACCAGAGCTTCGAAGAAAATTACGCTGGAATCTTCCACTTCAG GTTTTGGCAATACGGTAGATGGGTCGATGTGGTGATTGACGATCGATTGCCCACCTATCATGGAAAATTGCTGTATCTGCAATCGAGCGAGACTAACGAATTTTGGAGCGCCCTTCTCGAGAAAGCATATGCGAAACTGCATGGCTCCTACGAGGCATTAAAGGGCGGCACAACCTGCGAAGCTATGGAGGACTTCACTGGTGGAGTAACAGAAATGTACCAAATGGACCAAACGCCGCCAAATTTGTTTAAGATATTGCTAAAAGCCTTTGAGAGAAACTCGTTAATGGGTTGCTCCATCGAG CCCGATCCCAACATAGTGGAGGCTGAAACACCTCAAGGACTAATACGTGGTCACGCGTACAGCATCACCTGCGTGAGAAATGTGGAGATTCAAATGCCGAATCGATACGGTACCATTCCTCTATTGAGGCTTCGAAATCCTTGGGGAAACGAGGCGGAATGGAATGGGCCTTGGAGCGATCA ATCACCAGAATGGAGATTCATCCCTGATCATGAGAAGGAGGAACTCGGCCTGACTTTCGATCAGGACGGCGAGTTTTGGATGTCGTTCCAGGATTTTACCCGCTATTTCACTCAACTCGAGATCTGCAATTTGAACCCTGATTCTTTAACAGTAGACGATATCAACGTCGGGAAGAAACGTTGGGAGATGAGCGTGTTTGAAGGAGAGTGGGTGCGTGGTGTAACAGCAGGTGGTTGCAGAAACTTTTTAG ATACTTTCTGCCATAATCCTCAGTATCGTATCACATTGGAAAATCcagatgacgacgacgataagTGTACTGTGATCATTGCTCTGATGCAGAAAAACAGGAGAGCGCAAAAAAGAATGGGAGCTGATTGCCTCACTATTGGATTCGCAATATACCAT TTGGAGTATCCAGAGAGATTGCCGAAACCACTAGACAGAAACTTCTTCAAGTACAATGCGTCCGTTGGACGTTCACCggcatttataaatttacggGAAGTTACGTGCCGTTTCAAATTACCGCCAGGCGTTTACTGTATAGTTCCGAGTACTTTCGACCCAAATGAGGAAGGTGAATTCTTGTTGAGAATCTTCTCTGAAAACAAGAACAATATGGA AGAGAACGATGAAGAAGTCGGTATGGGAGAAGTCGATGATAGG GTAATTAACCCTGCGGGCGGTAAAAAGGACGAAAACGGAGATAAT gTTCGCGAAGAACCCGAACAAGACCGCAATGCCGAAAAAGTTCGAGAATTCTTTAAGAAACTTGCTGGCGATGATTTAGAAGTGGACTGGATGGAACTTAAAGATATCTTAGATTACGCCATGAGGAAAG AGTTACCGCAGTTGGCGCATCGTAGCGAGGCACATGATCCCGAAACTGTTGAAGGAAATGGTTCCCTTATCGACACTCTCATCTCACTGCTGTGCGGCATTGTTTGTAATAATGAACAGTACAATAAGCCCGTAG AGACCCACGACAGAGGTTTCAGCAAAGATATATGTCGCAGTATGGTTGCTATGTTAGATACAGATCACTCTGGTAAACTCGGTTTCGAAGAATTCAAGCTATTGTGGAATGATATTAGAAAGTGGAGG gctgttttcaaattgtacgacaGAGACGAATCAGGATACTTAAGTGCATTTGAATTGAGACAAGCATTAAACAGCGCAGGATATCGTCTGAACAATCATATTCTTAATATACTAGTTCATCGTTATGGCACTAAAGACGGCAAGATTACGTTCGACGATTACATAATGTGTACGATCAGACTTAAAACAATGCTTG ATATTTTTCGAGAAAGAGATCCAGATCAAACCCACACAGCTACATTCACACTGGAAGAATGGATGGAAAAAACACTctattcataa